Proteins co-encoded in one Bradyrhizobium sp. 170 genomic window:
- a CDS encoding trehalose-6-phosphate synthase produces MNLVVVSNRVSRGKPNEPMTGGLAAALLPIVEKSGAIWVGSSGRVRDGNLKEPFAEIEALGTGALAMLDLPAAHYGGYYEGFANSALWPALHSRADLIRATQEDYLSYREVNAFMARALLRFRKTDSAFWIQDYHFLALGAELRDLGVTQPIGFFLHTPWPARSVISGVPHHRELIEAMLAYDLIGFQTEEDCENFLSYAQSDLGLVVHDGVVISRYGRTRAAVFPIGIDPKQFAQLAMKASTHPDVSRLRRSLNGEKLAIGVDRLDYSKGLINRIKAFDRMWTLHPQLSRTASLLQIATPSRGAIEAYGNLQSEVAKLVSDVNGAHGEVDWTPIRYLNKGYGQAVLAGLYRTAQVGVVTPLQDGMNLVAKEYVAAQNPVDPGVLVLSKFAGAANELDTALLVNPHDIDGMARTIALALSMPLTERRMRWEAMMAKLRGHTIQQWLADFTDALRECQLDREELAPVVTEPALWPLRSGTNGGARYH; encoded by the coding sequence TTGAACCTCGTCGTCGTTTCTAACCGCGTTTCGCGCGGAAAACCCAACGAACCCATGACGGGGGGACTCGCCGCGGCGTTATTGCCGATCGTCGAGAAGTCGGGCGCTATCTGGGTCGGTTCCAGCGGAAGGGTCCGCGATGGGAACCTGAAGGAACCATTTGCCGAAATCGAGGCGCTTGGCACCGGCGCGCTGGCGATGCTGGACCTGCCGGCCGCGCATTACGGCGGCTATTACGAAGGCTTCGCGAATTCCGCGTTATGGCCGGCGCTGCATTCGCGCGCCGATCTGATCCGCGCCACGCAGGAAGACTATCTCAGCTATCGCGAAGTGAACGCCTTCATGGCGCGCGCGCTGTTGCGATTCCGAAAAACCGATTCCGCGTTCTGGATTCAGGATTACCATTTCCTCGCGCTCGGCGCCGAACTGCGCGATCTCGGCGTCACGCAGCCGATCGGCTTCTTCCTGCACACGCCGTGGCCGGCGCGTTCGGTGATATCAGGCGTGCCGCATCATCGCGAGCTGATCGAGGCGATGCTGGCCTATGATCTGATCGGTTTCCAGACCGAGGAAGATTGCGAGAACTTCCTGTCTTACGCGCAGTCCGACCTCGGCCTCGTCGTGCATGACGGCGTCGTCATCTCGCGCTACGGCCGGACGCGCGCCGCGGTATTTCCGATCGGCATCGATCCGAAGCAGTTTGCCCAGTTGGCGATGAAGGCGTCGACCCATCCGGATGTCTCGCGGCTGCGGCGCAGCCTGAACGGCGAGAAGCTCGCGATCGGCGTCGACCGGCTGGATTATTCCAAGGGCCTGATCAACCGCATCAAGGCTTTCGACCGGATGTGGACCCTGCATCCGCAGCTTTCGCGCACGGCGTCGCTGCTGCAGATCGCAACGCCCTCGCGCGGCGCGATCGAGGCCTACGGGAATCTGCAGAGCGAGGTCGCCAAGCTCGTCAGCGACGTCAACGGTGCGCATGGTGAGGTCGACTGGACGCCGATCCGCTATCTCAACAAGGGCTACGGCCAGGCCGTGCTCGCGGGCCTCTATCGCACCGCGCAGGTCGGCGTGGTGACGCCGCTGCAGGACGGCATGAATCTCGTCGCCAAGGAATATGTTGCCGCACAGAACCCGGTCGATCCCGGTGTGCTGGTGCTGTCGAAATTCGCCGGCGCCGCCAACGAACTCGATACCGCGCTGCTGGTCAATCCGCACGATATCGACGGCATGGCGCGCACCATCGCGCTCGCGCTGTCGATGCCGCTGACCGAACGGCGGATGCGCTGGGAAGCGATGATGGCGAAGCTGCGCGGCCACACGATCCAGCAATGGCTCGCCGACTTCACAGACGCGCTGCGCGAATGCCAGCTCGACCGGGAAGAATTGGCGCCTGTGGTGACCGAGCCCGCGCTATGGCCGCTTCGCTCCGGCACCAATGGCGGTGCGCGGTATCATTAG
- a CDS encoding integrase arm-type DNA-binding domain-containing protein, with translation MAGKLKPLDVARETRPGKYPDGDGLYLIVASATSKNWSYRYWKDGKQRWLGLGSFKDVSLKDARLARDAARLRVKGDRCTPGVDIVQERREAREEQKAVEIKAVLPTFEECAEAYFRQHWTTWSEKHRDQWPSSLKRYAYPTIGKLTIPEIKPSHVYELLRPIWVEKRETANRVRGRIETIIAKNVDVDDRDFRNPAELTKQLREKLPKRPKRVVQHHPALPYTEASQFILVLSSAAGIAAAMLRFLIFTACRTNEVVGARWSEIDRPSSIWRIPGERMKMHQDHVVPLSDPALAILDKMPGGQRELIFPNPEGGAFSENAMLAVLDRLGYGHVTVHGFRSTFATWAEECTDYPDGVREAALAHKYKSETTAAYQRGQKLEKRRFLMKDWAQFLAGSNLIRFDKTG, from the coding sequence ATGGCCGGCAAGCTCAAACCGCTCGACGTCGCACGCGAAACGCGGCCGGGCAAATACCCTGACGGCGACGGTCTCTACCTCATCGTCGCGAGCGCCACCTCGAAGAACTGGAGCTACCGGTACTGGAAGGACGGCAAGCAGCGCTGGCTCGGTCTGGGCTCATTCAAAGACGTGTCGCTCAAGGATGCACGCCTAGCTCGCGATGCCGCGCGTCTTCGCGTCAAGGGTGATCGCTGCACGCCGGGCGTCGACATCGTGCAGGAGAGGCGTGAGGCACGCGAGGAGCAGAAGGCCGTCGAGATCAAGGCTGTGCTGCCAACCTTCGAGGAATGCGCCGAAGCATACTTCCGCCAGCACTGGACGACCTGGAGCGAAAAGCACCGCGATCAATGGCCGTCGTCGCTCAAGCGCTACGCCTACCCGACAATCGGGAAACTCACGATCCCGGAAATCAAGCCCAGCCATGTCTATGAATTGTTGCGACCAATCTGGGTCGAGAAGCGAGAAACGGCGAACCGGGTGCGCGGCCGAATCGAAACGATCATCGCGAAGAACGTGGACGTCGACGATAGAGACTTCCGCAATCCCGCCGAGCTCACGAAACAACTACGCGAGAAACTTCCGAAGCGGCCCAAGCGTGTCGTCCAGCACCATCCTGCCCTACCATATACCGAGGCGTCGCAGTTCATACTTGTGCTTTCCAGCGCCGCTGGCATCGCCGCGGCGATGTTGCGCTTTCTGATCTTCACCGCATGCCGGACAAACGAAGTTGTAGGAGCACGCTGGTCGGAGATCGATCGGCCCTCATCGATCTGGAGAATTCCCGGCGAACGCATGAAGATGCACCAGGATCACGTTGTGCCGCTGTCGGATCCTGCTCTGGCTATCCTCGATAAGATGCCCGGCGGCCAACGCGAATTGATCTTTCCGAATCCGGAGGGTGGAGCATTTTCTGAGAATGCCATGCTCGCCGTACTGGACCGCTTAGGCTACGGCCACGTTACCGTGCATGGATTCCGCTCGACCTTCGCAACCTGGGCCGAAGAATGCACAGACTATCCTGATGGCGTCCGCGAGGCAGCGCTCGCCCACAAGTATAAATCGGAGACCACGGCAGCCTATCAGCGCGGGCAAAAGCTCGAGAAGCGACGCTTCCTCATGAAAGATTGGGCGCAATTCCTCGCAGGATCAAATCTCATCCGCTTCGACAAAACCGGTTAG
- a CDS encoding helix-turn-helix domain-containing protein has translation MSSAVSITFDVPLVASPNQAMRAIQVSRKKLYELIKTGELESYTEGKSRRITVKSINDYIERRLAVEAVRRGRTASPRNDQSCP, from the coding sequence ATGTCTAGCGCCGTGTCTATCACGTTTGACGTCCCGCTCGTAGCTTCGCCGAACCAAGCGATGAGAGCGATCCAGGTCTCGCGCAAAAAGCTGTACGAACTTATCAAAACGGGCGAGCTGGAAAGTTATACCGAGGGCAAATCGCGACGCATCACAGTCAAATCGATCAACGATTACATCGAGCGCCGACTGGCAGTAGAAGCGGTTCGGCGCGGCCGAACCGCTTCCCCTCGAAATGATCAATCATGTCCTTAA
- a CDS encoding DUF5334 family protein encodes MNARGICFAACFGLLSSIPAFAWDGTNSNTGSSVEIERGQLVRSGRTIEVYDSTEGYKEYDVDSIRRSGRTVEIEATDTSTGESTTLEMDGD; translated from the coding sequence ATGAACGCTCGGGGAATTTGCTTCGCTGCATGTTTCGGTCTTCTCAGCAGCATTCCAGCATTTGCCTGGGACGGGACGAACTCAAATACGGGCTCATCCGTGGAGATCGAACGCGGGCAACTTGTCAGAAGCGGCCGAACAATTGAAGTCTACGATAGCACTGAGGGCTACAAAGAATACGACGTAGACAGCATCCGGCGTTCTGGCCGAACAGTCGAGATTGAGGCGACGGACACCTCGACCGGCGAGAGCACTACGCTTGAAATGGATGGCGACTAA
- a CDS encoding serine/threonine-protein kinase, whose translation MTTIRLKKDWILGERLGAGGFGQVFAAESPDGSKAAVKLVPKALGASRELLFVDLKGARGIVPIIDSGEQDEHWVLVMPRASKSLRDHLTSTKPLGTTDATSILIDIASALAELDGKVVHRDLKPENVLYLEGKWCLSDFGISRYAEATTAADTQKYALSPPYAAPERWRAERATGAVDVYALGVMAFEMLCGRKPFAGPHIEDYREQHLHMEPPAIDVGTSVLKALVTEALFKAPGARPSAANLLARLNRSQQQQRSGGLGRLSEAHLGEVAKQSEGERQKSAARSATEQRADLFQGASALLDSLYGQLSEAILEAAPSAKKGRAGKRNGVTISLGTAQLELVPLTKTPPSPWEWEAPAFDVVAQAGIILRVPRDRYDFEGRSHSLWYCDAFQAGRFEWVETAFMVSPLMGRNTTMRPFMADPGIEAAKALWTGMSEFQLAWPIEQIDPEMLIDRWANWLADGAQDRLHAPSTMPEKPTPRNWRQK comes from the coding sequence TTGACAACAATCAGGCTGAAAAAAGATTGGATACTTGGTGAGCGACTCGGAGCCGGCGGCTTTGGCCAGGTCTTTGCTGCCGAGAGTCCAGATGGATCGAAAGCCGCGGTTAAGCTGGTGCCGAAGGCGCTTGGCGCGAGCAGAGAGCTTCTGTTTGTGGACTTGAAGGGGGCTCGTGGAATCGTCCCGATAATTGATAGTGGCGAACAGGACGAACATTGGGTCCTTGTTATGCCTCGTGCAAGCAAATCGCTGCGAGATCATTTGACAAGCACGAAACCTCTGGGCACGACAGACGCGACATCGATCCTGATTGACATCGCTTCCGCCCTCGCAGAGTTGGACGGCAAGGTTGTCCACAGAGACCTCAAGCCTGAAAACGTCCTCTATCTGGAAGGCAAGTGGTGTCTCTCAGATTTCGGCATTTCTCGATATGCCGAGGCGACAACGGCAGCAGACACTCAGAAGTATGCTCTTAGTCCGCCTTACGCTGCTCCAGAACGATGGCGGGCCGAGAGGGCGACCGGTGCCGTTGACGTGTATGCTTTAGGCGTTATGGCCTTCGAAATGCTCTGCGGCCGCAAGCCTTTTGCAGGCCCCCACATCGAGGACTATCGAGAGCAGCACCTGCATATGGAGCCTCCGGCAATCGATGTAGGGACGTCGGTCCTTAAGGCACTAGTCACGGAAGCGCTCTTTAAGGCCCCGGGCGCTCGGCCTTCGGCCGCCAATTTGCTCGCTCGTCTGAACCGATCACAACAACAACAACGCTCTGGGGGTCTAGGGAGGCTTAGCGAGGCTCATCTCGGGGAGGTTGCCAAACAGAGCGAAGGTGAGCGGCAAAAGTCCGCCGCGCGCTCTGCGACTGAACAGCGTGCCGATCTATTCCAGGGCGCTTCCGCCTTGCTCGACAGCTTGTACGGTCAACTGTCTGAAGCAATTTTAGAAGCTGCCCCGAGTGCTAAGAAGGGAAGGGCAGGCAAGAGGAATGGTGTCACTATCTCGCTTGGCACGGCTCAGCTGGAGTTGGTGCCTCTTACGAAGACACCCCCCTCTCCTTGGGAGTGGGAAGCTCCAGCATTCGATGTCGTAGCTCAGGCCGGTATCATTCTTCGCGTTCCTCGAGACCGATACGACTTCGAAGGGAGAAGTCATTCGCTATGGTATTGCGATGCATTCCAGGCGGGTCGATTCGAGTGGGTCGAGACCGCCTTTATGGTCTCGCCATTGATGGGCAGAAACACGACGATGCGGCCCTTTATGGCGGACCCGGGTATTGAGGCCGCAAAGGCACTCTGGACCGGAATGTCGGAATTTCAGTTGGCTTGGCCAATCGAGCAAATAGATCCCGAGATGCTCATAGATCGTTGGGCGAACTGGCTCGCCGATGGTGCGCAGGATCGGTTGCATGCGCCGTCAACCATGCCCGAAAAGCCAACTCCCCGAAATTGGCGTCAAAAGTAG
- a CDS encoding helix-turn-helix transcriptional regulator, with protein sequence MCWAPLTSAGFRQLQHVVISNGARPSRSAQDGGSNDDGCDEGGKRGERRDFRSKPIRAARALIGWSQDDLAEKSGVSTPTIKRLESADGDLGGRAETGTALVSALEKAGIEFIAENGGGAGVRMKKRKR encoded by the coding sequence GTGTGCTGGGCGCCGTTGACGTCGGCGGGGTTCAGGCAACTGCAACATGTGGTAATCTCCAACGGCGCGCGGCCGTCACGCTCCGCACAAGATGGCGGATCGAATGATGATGGTTGCGATGAAGGGGGAAAGCGCGGCGAACGCCGCGATTTCCGGAGTAAACCCATTAGGGCGGCCCGGGCTTTGATTGGCTGGTCGCAAGATGATCTCGCTGAGAAGTCGGGTGTTTCGACGCCAACGATCAAGAGACTTGAGTCCGCCGACGGCGATCTGGGTGGCCGAGCAGAGACGGGTACCGCTCTTGTAAGTGCCTTGGAAAAGGCTGGCATCGAGTTCATCGCCGAGAACGGGGGCGGTGCCGGCGTCAGAATGAAGAAGCGGAAGCGCTGA
- a CDS encoding type I restriction enzyme HsdR N-terminal domain-containing protein: MAKLSAKVSARITTQLKKYQSILASLQKRDVSEADTVTVINDMLSEICGYDKYLHITSQYAIRGTYVDLAVKVDEEIRFLIEVKAIGIELKDAHVKQAIDYAANEGIEWVVLTNGAQWRVYKVHFGQPIEKILVCELDAIGTSARSPDALECFGNLSREGFSKGSMAEFLLQKQVTNKFTVAAVLQTDFILEVLRREIRRMSSGVKVEVDYLRSLLREEVLKRDLVDGDEAKAALQNIRRLQRAATRKKGPTAKSVDDAPIVAPVEDASASLPRAVVAS, encoded by the coding sequence ATGGCGAAATTATCAGCGAAAGTGTCGGCGCGTATCACAACGCAGCTGAAAAAATATCAGAGCATTCTGGCTAGTTTGCAAAAGCGGGACGTCAGCGAAGCTGACACCGTCACCGTAATCAACGATATGCTCTCCGAGATTTGCGGCTACGACAAATATCTTCATATCACGAGCCAGTACGCGATCCGCGGTACATACGTGGATTTGGCCGTAAAAGTTGATGAAGAAATCCGGTTCCTAATCGAAGTAAAGGCCATAGGCATCGAACTCAAGGATGCCCATGTCAAGCAGGCGATCGACTATGCTGCCAACGAAGGCATTGAGTGGGTCGTTCTGACAAACGGTGCCCAATGGCGGGTCTACAAAGTTCACTTCGGCCAGCCTATCGAAAAGATTCTCGTTTGCGAGTTGGATGCGATCGGAACGAGCGCTAGGAGCCCGGACGCTCTTGAGTGCTTCGGTAATCTGAGCCGCGAGGGTTTTTCAAAGGGCTCTATGGCCGAATTTCTGCTCCAAAAGCAGGTGACTAACAAGTTCACTGTGGCAGCGGTCTTGCAAACCGATTTTATCTTGGAAGTCTTGCGACGTGAAATTCGTCGAATGAGTTCCGGAGTAAAGGTTGAAGTAGACTATCTCAGATCGCTTTTGCGCGAAGAGGTTCTGAAGCGTGATCTGGTGGATGGAGACGAAGCGAAGGCAGCACTTCAGAACATCAGACGGCTCCAACGAGCCGCAACCCGGAAGAAGGGGCCTACTGCCAAATCCGTAGACGACGCTCCGATTGTGGCGCCAGTCGAGGATGCTTCAGCCTCCCTCCCTCGGGCAGTGGTTGCCTCTTAG